GatcccaacaaaatggtatcaaagcattgATTTAGGTTTTCTATTTACTTGTGTTAAACTATGGAAACAAATACTAgtacattacaaaaaaattaattttttacggCGGCTTTGAAACCCGCcacaaaacatggtatttttgCGATCGCCGAAAAATACGTTTTTTGCAGcagtttttttaacattttgtggcgattttctgcaaaattcattaaaatatttaattttgcgacggttttcaaagaatcgccgctaaattaagaaaataattaaataattaaaaaataaatttaaatttcgagGCGATTTCtaagaaaccgtcgctaaatttaaaaataattaaataattaaaattcaaataacatttgcaacggttttgaaaaatcgccgtaaaatttgttaaaaaattgaatttagcgacgattttttagaaaccgtcactaaattcaaaaattaattaaataattttaaattaaaattaaattaatatttgtagcgattttgaaaaattgccacaaaattcattaaaaaaatgaatttagagGCAGTTTCTCAAAAAAGCCgctatattcaaaaaataattaaataatttaaaattaaaattaaattaatatttgttgcaaaattcattaaaagttaaaaattatttaagagaataattaaaaatttaattcataaaaaaatataaaatcttaaaaataaatttaaaatttaatttaaattaattacaaattaattaaaaaaattaatttaaaaaaaataaaaagaaatttaacaaaattttcttttttaaaaaatatataaaatcttctttttattttttaatcaattaatttgtttaatttaactcaattaatttatttttaattaatttctttattcttttaaaatataatcaattaattacttttttaatttatattaaaaaatataaaatataattctcaaAAATAGTGGTtggtttagtatataatttatatgtgtgcatatattaCAAGGAGGTTTTGCAGATCAGACGGTTCGCACGCGCACACGCATAGGGGTGGTCCCGAGTTTCAAACTTGGTGAAGGGAAAGCTGGGAATTAATTTTCAGCTTCGTCACGTGGCGCGGGAACATGCACCCACCTAGCGTGCGCGTGAGCCCGCACCAGTGTGCGTGTGCGAGTAGGGCTAGGCCTGGGCGCGCTGCCCACGCTTGCGCGAggtgctaaaattaaaaattcaattcttttgaaattttttgcaGAGGTTccgaaaccgccactaaatcaCCTATTTTGCGACGGTTCTTAAACCGctataaaaaatatgacttaGAGACGATTACTCCAGCGGTTGctaaaaaccgtcgctaaatgccaTTCTTTTTGTAGTGGTAGAATGATACAAATTATCATCTATGAAATGGTAAGATTGAGGATCTTCTCTATATGTAAAAGATTACTATTTACCTATGTTTGTTGAAGAGAAATCCACTAATAAATCTAATGCTAAATGGACTTTACTACATCGCCAAGTGTGAGGACTGATTAGGCAATGGGCGGATGATAATGTATTGAATCATGTTAGTAATAAGAATCATGCTTGTTCTTTGTAGTTGAAGCTAGAGCAATTGTATGCTTGgaaaaccaaaaatcataagttgTTCTTGATCAAGAAGATGATTAGTTTGAAATATGAAGAAGGAACTCTAATGTCAGATCACTTGAATGTGTTTCAAGGATTGTTCAATCAGTTGTTTGGTATGGGaatcaaatttgatgatgagatTGTGCGCCTATGGCCTTTTAGTACGCTACCGGATTCTTGGGAGACATTTAAAATGTCACTTTCTAACTCCACTTCAAATGGTGTTATCTCCATAGTAAATAATAGTGTTCTGAATGAGGAAATGAGAAAAAAGTCACAGTTTGGTTCCTCACAATCTGATGTTTTGGTTACTGAGTCAAGGGGGAAGTTTGAATCGGGATTCGAAAATGAGTAAAAGTAAAAGCCAAGGAAAGTTAAACAAGTTTGCAAATGTAGAATGCTACCACTACCATAAAAAGTGGCACATTAAGAAGAGCTGTTGGTAGTTGAAGAGagacaacaaaaatgaaaaagaaaagaatcagGGAGATAATGATTAATGAGTTGCAGCCACTACTAAAGAGTTTCTCGTTGTTCTTGATGAAAATCTCATGAATCTTGCATGTTATGAGAACAATTGGGTCATTGATAGTGGAGCCTCTATTCATGCTACATTGAGGCGGGAATTCTTTGCTACATATATCTTAGGTAATTTTAGTTCCATTAAGATGGGTAACAATGGTATGGATAGTATTGTTGGCATGAGAAATGTTTGCTTAGAAACTAGTAATGGTACTAGACTTGTGCTTAAGGGTGTTAAGCATGTTTCAGATATTCATTTGAACTTAATTTTAGCTGGGAGACTTGATGATGAGGGTTTCTACAGTACATTAAGTGATGGTCAATGAAAGCTTACAAAACATTCCGTAGTTGTGGTTAAAGATAACAAATCTTTGTCTTTCTGGAGGCATTGTAAATGCAATGGAGAATGATGGTACTATTGAGTTATGGCACAAAAGGCTCGATCACATGAGTGAGAAAGGAATGCCTACGTTGTCCAAGAAAGAGCTCATTTTAGGAATCTCTAGTGTACACTTGAAAAAATGTGGAAAGAGCTCATTTTAGGAATCTCTAGTGTACACTTGAAAAAATGTGGTCATTGTTTGCCGGTGAAGAACATAGGGTCTCATTCAAATCGTTTTTTCTTACAAGAAAGCCAAAAACACTTGATTTGATACACTCCGATATGTGTGGTTAAATAAAGACAATGTCTCTTGGTGGTTCAtcttattttgtcacatttattgatTATCACTAAAGGAATGTGTGTGCTTACACTATGAAAAGTAAAGATTAGGTATTGAGTATTTTTAAGCAATTCCAAGTATTGGTTGAGAGACAGACAGGGAAGAAGTTGAAGTTTATTCGAATCAACAATGGAGTTAGTAAAGTTGAGATAAGTTTGATTATGTGTTTGGTCTCTTGCCTCTTGTGATTCTTGAAAGGATTTTGCAACCCATATTTGGTGATATTAGCGAAATTTTTAGATAGACTTCAATCCCGTAATTTTTTACTCCTCACATTGAGAGgggtttttcacataaattggttgtcttctttatttttgtaattgcaTTTGGTACTTAGCTGGTTGCTTTGTTTCCTCACAGATTTTCACAAATTAGGGATTGGGTATATTGATCCCAACACTTTCCAAACAAACGGACTAAATTTTCCTCACCCTTTGTTTATTAGAGTAGAGGATTTCGTCAATGAAATATGTTATCACACATGTTTCCCAGCAATTAGGAGGCTCGCTAACTCACagatatataaattttcttggtGTTAACTTTTATCACATTAGTAACAATGAGAGCTCATGAGTTGGAGACTTGGTTAAGGAGGGTCAAGATTGTAATATTGTTCTCTAAAGATGTCCTAcattagggaaattctatttacaaccaTCAATTTTGCTCTCCGTAAcctatttttaatattcctaaaaaaTCCTCAcataaaatctcatatttaccCTTAATAAATGCTGTATGTTCAACCACTCAGCATTTACTCTTTCAAGCGCGCGTGTACGCAATTTCTCACCCACCGTCGCTACAGCCACTTTATTCACTATATCACCATATCTGAACACTTTTACTCACCCACACCGCGCAGCCATTGTTATTCAACATACAACAAGCATTACAGAACAACTATTACTCACTCAACACGAAAGATTGCTAAGCACAGTTCAGCTCGTGATAGGCAAGTTAAGTATGGAAGATTATCATAAACAAATGTTTACAGAGTTTTACAAAGAAGATAATAACTATTCATGTTCTGgtgagaaagaagatgatgaaatacatgaggtatttgaaaatttgttgtatttctaaatttatttataagcaAGAGTTGGGAAACTCTGAAGGATACCCCAAATCCTTCGGGGGAATCAATGTGCCGCGAATCCTTCGATTCGGGGACTCCTTGAGTATCCGAACCGAAGGATTCGGGAACTCGATGATGCCCCGAATCCTTCGGTTCGGGGGAGTCAAGTAACCCCGAATCTAATGATTCGGATATTTcattactttaaattatttatgttttttatttacataatttttattttttgttcatatttcaTTAGTCAGCTGTTGAACCGTTTACCAACAATCAGCTATCATACATTATTAAACTTTCATTTAGTTATTATGTGAacaatgtttttaaattatttatgttttctatttacataattttttttcatttcaacagtCATTTGATGCTATTGAACCATTTACTACTAATGAGGTatcatacatttttattaaacttttatttcattattatttgaacaatatttgaattctatttttttattagttgttTAGCAGTAAAGAAGAACTTATTGGATGGGTTAGAcaagttggaaaagaaaatgaaattgttATCGTGATAAAGGGTTCTGAATGTGGAGGTCCCGGAAGGCCATTTAGAGTTCGTTTTGCTTGCGAAAGAGGTGGAAAATATAGACCATCAAAAAAGATAGAAGAATCAAGGGAAGAATTAAAACGTAAGTGTACGGGTTCAAAGAAATGTGATTGTCCATTTCAATTAGTTGGCCTCAAAGTTTTAGACGAAAAATGGAAGTTGAAGATTACATGtggatttcacaatcatgcACCATCAActcaacttgagggtcattcataTGCAGTGCGGCTtacagaagaagagaaaaaaatattgaatacaaTGTCTAATAATCTTGTGAAgcctagaaatattttgatggcTATAAAGGCACAGGACCATAGAAACGTAActattatcaaaactatatataatgcacgTCAAAGATATAGACTTATAGAGAAAGGTGGTCGATCACAAATGCAAcagttgatgaagaaattaggagaatgtaattatgtggaATGACATAGATGTGAGAGATCAACAGATTGTATTACAGATTTATTTTGGGCTCATCCGATGGCTATAGAGTTATTAAAGGTATTCCCCCATGTTTTAATAATGGattgtacatacaaaactaatagGTACAAATATCCACTGCTTCAGATTGTTGGTGTAACATCCACTGAATTGACTTTTCCTGTTGCATTTGCATTCATGGATCATGAATACAAGGATAACTATACATGGGCAATGGAAAGATTACAGAGTTTGATGGGATCTAATATATTTTCGAGAGTAGTTGTTACGGACAGAGAATTAGCATTGATAAATGCAATACATAAAGTGTTTCCAAATGCTACCACTTTATTGTGCAGgtggcatatatcaaaaaatgtacTCGCTAATTGTAAGAAGTTCTTCGATAGAAAAGAGACATGGGAGAAGTTTATATTAGGTTGGCAGCTTGTTATTTTTGCCTCAACTGAGAATGAATATGAACGTCGGCTTCATGACTTAACAGTTGAGTATCATATATATGACAATGcacttgattatgtgagaaatgCATGGTTGAATAATTATAAGGAAAAGTTTGTTGCAACGTGGACAAATAAGATAATGCATTTTAGGAATGTTACTACTAACAGGTACTATTTATAAAACTCAGATCTTATATATCtttacttattatttatattataatatactaaaaaattaCGATATCTGATATATCAATATGATTTTGTTCAAGGGCTGAGAGTGCGTATGCAAAGCTGAAAAGACATCTTGGATCATCTCAAGGTGATTTTGAGTCATCATGGACAATCATCAACTCTCTTATTGAGTTACAGCATACTGAGATCAAAGGATCATTTGAGAAGAGCTTAACATTGGTGCAACATAATTTCAAACCAGAAATTTTCAGAGAATTACGAGGTATTATCTCTAGAAATGCAATGAATATGGTCTTAAAGGAAACACAGATAGCTCAGAAAATTGGGGTGGATAAGATTTCATGTGGATGTGTGATAAGAAGTACACATGGTTTGccttgtgcacatgaaattgcAGAGTTCATCATTCAAGGACGACCAATTCCCTTATCAGTTGTGCATTCTCATTGGAGAAAGTTACATTTGATGCAGACTACTTGTGATGAAGATATCTCATCTCTACTGATGATTGAGCCAGAGATAGATACCATATATAAGAAGTTTCAATTAGAATCAGAGGCAGGTAAATTGGTATTGAAACGAAAGTTGAGAGAATTAGTTGATCCTGCTACAACTTCATTGATGGCGCAAAGTGTTAAAGTTAAAACAAAAGGTAAGCCATCctcaaagaaaaaatatcactttGATAGTTCTACCAAGCGTGATccatcttattttgaaatagtacAGTCTTCTCATGATAATACAACCCCAGTAATACAAAGTTCAAGTAAGATAGGGAAGGAATGTAAACATTCAAAATCTCGTGTGAATGTGAAATATAGATTGCGAGGTTATGATGATTCTTTTCCACCAAACGTACAATATTTCATACACAATATTGCGAATGTAGATTCTGATGGACATTGTGGGTTTCGTGCCATTGCGGCATTTCTTGGCATGAGTGAGCAAAATTGGGGAGATATTCGTCTTAACCTGATTGAAGAGTTACATGTTTTTCGTGCTGAGTATTCACAATTATATGGATCTAATATGCGTGTAGATGAGTTAATGCATGCACTCTCTTGCTTTGAGTCTGTTGCACCTCCCCAACACTGGATGACATTACCTGACATGGGACATTTGATCGCTTCAAAGTATAATGTGGTCTTGATCCATTTGTCTAGACTTCAATGTCTTACCTATCTTCTGCTGAGATCAGTACCTCCCCCATCACTACAACACAGAATTATTAGTATTGGTTTTGTgaatgattgtcattttgttcaggtattcttatttgttattatgttgtgtatttggattattatatagttattagattgttattaataatacatgttattattatttttcaagtgtTTCTTAAACCAAACTCGCCAATACCTCCTGTTGCACTCAAGTGGCATAGATATCGAGCTGATAGTGCACGAGAATGGGAAACACCATATATAGCTAGAATTGAAgcatttttgtctatgattgacAAAAATGTGGCAACTaaagatattattgatttaagtgatggttgacaaaaatatgaatgtaatgtTATTGATTTAAGTGATGGATAAGAAAATTGTGTGGTAATTTGTTtatcaagttttatttttataaaattataattgtattagTTATAGTTATTATTGTGTATTAAATATGCGatgtttttataaaatgtgattTGTATGCAAGTACCATTGATATCTTTAAGTTGCTTTAATTTaggtttttaatattttatttatatttctttaattttaatattttaattttagtttgttaagttttttttaaagttatatcaaaattaatatttgtttagttataattttttttccaattgcTTTAATTTagtctatttaatttttttgaaattacatcaaaatttatattcattttgttttaatttcttttcctgttgaaattaaattaaaactctcccgaacttcaatattcgGGGGGAGTCGATATATCCGAATCCTGTGATTCGGGAACCTGCAACATTCCCGAACCTCTAAGTTCGGGGTCATCCTTAATCACCGAATCTAGAGATTCGGGAGGATTTGTAAATTTCGAACTCGAGGGTTCGGGAAAATTCTCAATCACCGAACTCATAAATTCGAAAGTATTTGAAAATCTCGAAGTTAAGGATTCTGGGTCATCCCCAATCACAGAAGTGAGAGATTCTGGAATTTGAGTGATTCCCGAAGGCTGCACGTCGATACCTCTGCCAACATTTGtaagtatattaaatttatattttttaagttacattatattaaatttatatttctttacttttaatttgtttagttcatttaattttagtaattttaaaagttaaatcaacatttatatttataattttttttagttgttttaatttgagttttcttaaatttttttaaaagttacatcaaaattcatattttcttttgtttttttgtcttcaaccgcttaaaatttaatttgtttagttaaatataaaagagaaagaaaaattaaataaaattacattaaattaaaactaacaataaaatattattacaaatcacTTAAATAACTTGATCCATTTTAGAAATACAGCCAATAAAagtactaataaaaataattaattgattcaatGTTCCATCCTACTCGTGCTTGAATTAGACGTACTCATCATGCTTGAATTAGTATTGCTCATCTTGATTGGGGGGTTGAGAAGTATGAGATGTGGAGGGTCCGGCAGCATCACACGGGGGCGATGGATTGAAGCTTGTAGAAGATGATAGAATACGGTTTACGTGGATACACGTCTCTCTCCATGCATCTGAGGATACGGGTTCAACACTTGACATGGTAAGATTGAGAGCACGTAATGCAACATCATTacgctggaaaaaaaaaatatatcaatgtttttgatttaaataaactatattcaataataacttaaacatAAACTTAAAATCTTACTGCTTCAGCAAGACTAAGTAGATCTTGGCCACCTCTATCGAACCCTGATCTACGTTCAGGATTTTGTATCAATGCATGAGTAATAGATCCATACCACGGTAAGTATTCATATGTAAAGTGCCACGGAAATTCACAAGGTCTACCGCGTCGATGTGGTggtaataaatgaatatcccaccGATTCCAACTATCGTCAATAAATGCATAAATTACTCGATATGATGTCGTACCTGCACCCCGCTTAGCTTCAATAGGTGATAATGGAGGTGGAGGAATAGTTTGTACATACCCAAACTGTCGTAATACCCTCTCAGGAAGGTATGGTTCGATAATACTTCCACATTTCAAACAACCCGAGAAAAATGTAATCTCTGGTAATGGGTGATGTGTACGAGCCCTCCAATACGGCATCCAAATTACTTGCAAGtgtttttttaatgtaaacattaattttagaatatattaattaatttataaaatcataacacgaaaataaaatatctcgTCTGGTGATAAACCATCAATCTGCTCCCTCATAGATTGTAAAGTATCATTATCACGAACAAGTAACCAACGAAGAGCCCGTGGTTGTTCATCACTATATaacaaattgtatttatttctactAAATTGAA
The sequence above is a segment of the Diospyros lotus cultivar Yz01 chromosome 7, ASM1463336v1, whole genome shotgun sequence genome. Coding sequences within it:
- the LOC127805543 gene encoding uncharacterized protein LOC127805543, coding for MDCTYKTNRYKYPLLQIVGVTSTELTFPVAFAFMDHEYKDNYTWAMERLQSLMGSNIFSRVVVTDRELALINAIHKVFPNATTLLCRWHISKNVLANCKKFFDRKETWEKFILGWQLVIFASTENEYERRLHDLTVEYHIYDNALDYVRNAWLNNYKEKFVATWTNKIMHFRNVTTNRAESAYAKLKRHLGSSQGDFESSWTIINSLIELQHTEIKGSFEKSLTLVQHNFKPEIFRELRGIISRNAMNMVLKETQIAQKIGVDKISCGCVIRSTHGLPCAHEIAEFIIQGRPIPLSVVHSHWRKLHLMQTTCDEDISSLLMIEPEIDTIYKKFQLESEAGKLVLKRKLRELVDPATTSLMAQSVKVKTKGKPSSKKKYHFDSSTKRDPSYFEIVQSSHDNTTPVIQSSSKIGKECKHSKSRVNVKYRLRGYDDSFPPNVQYFIHNIANVDSDGHCGFRAIAAFLGMSEQNWGDIRLNLIEELHVFRAEYSQLYGSNMRVDELMHALSCFESVAPPQHWMTLPDMGHLIASKYNVVLIHLSRLQCLTYLLLRSVPPPSLQHRIISIGFVNDCHFVQCFLNQTRQYLLLHSSGIDIELIVHENGKHHI